Proteins found in one Saccharopolyspora phatthalungensis genomic segment:
- the fahA gene encoding fumarylacetoacetase, whose protein sequence is MTVIDIPEDSLFGLANLPYGVFSTPGKKPRVGVRVGESVVDLAVALGDDVFTQPRLNEFMAQGHARWVRVRQQITELVSGDVPDDAVHPVAEVTMHLPIEVADYVDFYASEHHASNLGRLFRPNAQPLMPNWKHLPVGYHGRSGTVVVSGTDIVRPNGQRKAPDEDAPTFGPCRRLDIEAELGFIVGTGSELGAAVHTADFATQVFGAVLVNDWSARDIQAWEYVPLGPFLGKSFATSISAWVVPLPALEAARVPTPVQDPKPLPYLQEGEPWGLDIDLAVSWNGHEVSRPPYREMYWSPAQMLAHLTVNGATSRTGDLYASGTISGPEKDQRGAFIELTWGGKEPVRIGEEERTFLQDGDEVTITATAPGTDGTRIGFGEVSGRILPATT, encoded by the coding sequence GTGACCGTGATCGACATCCCCGAAGACTCGCTCTTCGGGCTCGCCAACTTGCCCTACGGCGTGTTCTCCACCCCCGGCAAGAAGCCACGAGTCGGTGTCCGCGTCGGCGAGTCCGTTGTGGACCTCGCGGTAGCGCTGGGCGACGACGTGTTCACGCAGCCGCGGCTGAACGAATTCATGGCGCAGGGTCATGCCCGGTGGGTTCGGGTGCGGCAGCAGATCACCGAGCTCGTCTCGGGCGACGTGCCCGACGATGCGGTGCACCCGGTCGCCGAGGTGACCATGCACCTGCCGATCGAGGTCGCCGACTACGTCGACTTCTACGCCTCCGAGCATCACGCGTCGAACCTCGGCCGGCTGTTCCGGCCGAATGCCCAACCGCTGATGCCGAACTGGAAGCACCTGCCGGTGGGCTACCACGGGCGTAGTGGCACGGTCGTGGTGTCGGGCACCGACATCGTCCGGCCCAACGGCCAGCGCAAGGCGCCCGACGAAGACGCACCGACGTTCGGCCCGTGCCGCCGCCTGGACATCGAGGCCGAGCTCGGTTTCATCGTCGGCACCGGCTCCGAATTGGGCGCGGCGGTTCACACGGCGGACTTCGCCACCCAGGTTTTCGGCGCGGTGCTGGTCAACGACTGGTCGGCCCGCGACATCCAGGCATGGGAGTACGTGCCGTTGGGCCCGTTTCTCGGCAAGAGCTTTGCCACCTCGATCTCGGCGTGGGTGGTGCCGCTGCCGGCGCTGGAGGCCGCCCGCGTGCCGACGCCGGTCCAGGACCCGAAACCGCTGCCATACCTGCAGGAGGGCGAACCGTGGGGCCTGGACATCGACCTGGCGGTGTCCTGGAACGGCCACGAGGTGTCCCGCCCGCCGTACCGGGAGATGTACTGGTCCCCGGCCCAGATGCTGGCGCACCTGACGGTCAACGGCGCCACCAGCCGCACCGGCGACCTTTACGCCTCCGGCACGATCTCGGGACCGGAGAAGGACCAGCGCGGCGCGTTCATCGAACTCACCTGGGGCGGCAAGGAACCGGTCCGCATCGGCGAGGAAGAACGCACCTTCCTCCAGGACGGTGACGAGGTCACCATCACGGCCACCGCGCCCGGCACCGACGGCACGCGAATCGGCTTCGGCGAGGTCTCCGGACGAATCCTGCCCGCCACGACCTGA
- a CDS encoding NF041680 family putative transposase: MHDTGQADAFGELSGFRRRFYDECLTRRGDALFELTDAVLCTAGPVTSLAELSLTAEHRRGHGAGYDAINHGRIEIDRLRTALAELPLPRAADGRIALAVDISPWLRPDAACSPERLFCHVHGRSRSGSQFIPGWPYSFVAALETGRTSWTAILDAVRLGPADDATAVTAAQLREVVGRIIDAGHWQPGDPHILIVADAGYDVTRLAFVLADLPVELVGRIRSDRVMLRPAPPRPPGTIGRPHKHGGVFTLADQNSWHAPDHTTDTDTTRYGHAQARAWDRLHPRLTHRGPWLDHEGELPLVEGTVIRLQVEHLPGDRDPTPVWLWSSVTGASAELVDLLWQAFLRRFDLEHTFRLLKQTLGWTRPKLRAPDSADRWTWLILVAHTQLRLARPITEDLRRPWEKPVTEPRRLTPARVRRGFRNIRAKAGHPAAAPKPSRPGPGRPPGSPNTHRATRHDVGKTIKRNLTLQQHQNRTG, from the coding sequence GTGCACGACACCGGCCAGGCCGATGCGTTCGGGGAGCTGTCCGGGTTCCGCCGGCGGTTCTACGACGAGTGTCTGACCAGGCGGGGGGATGCGTTGTTCGAGCTGACCGACGCGGTGCTGTGCACTGCGGGGCCGGTGACCAGCCTGGCCGAACTGTCCCTTACCGCAGAGCATCGGCGCGGGCATGGCGCCGGCTACGACGCGATCAACCACGGCCGCATCGAGATCGACCGGTTACGCACCGCCCTGGCCGAGCTCCCCTTACCGCGCGCCGCGGACGGGCGGATCGCCCTGGCCGTGGACATCTCACCCTGGCTGCGTCCGGACGCCGCGTGCAGCCCTGAGCGGTTGTTCTGCCATGTCCATGGCCGCTCCCGTAGCGGCTCGCAGTTCATCCCGGGCTGGCCCTACTCCTTTGTCGCCGCGCTGGAGACCGGGCGTACCTCCTGGACGGCGATCCTCGACGCGGTGCGGCTGGGGCCCGCCGACGATGCCACCGCGGTCACCGCCGCTCAACTGCGTGAGGTCGTGGGCCGGATCATCGACGCCGGACACTGGCAGCCTGGCGATCCACACATCCTGATCGTGGCCGACGCCGGCTACGACGTGACCCGGCTGGCCTTCGTTCTGGCCGATCTGCCCGTCGAGCTGGTGGGCAGAATCCGTTCCGACCGCGTCATGCTGCGGCCCGCACCGCCCCGGCCGCCGGGGACCATCGGGCGTCCGCACAAGCACGGCGGCGTGTTCACCCTGGCCGACCAGAACAGCTGGCATGCCCCCGACCACACCACCGACACCGACACCACCCGCTACGGACACGCCCAGGCGCGGGCCTGGGACCGGCTGCACCCGCGCCTGACCCACCGCGGCCCCTGGCTGGACCATGAGGGCGAGCTGCCCCTCGTCGAGGGCACCGTGATCCGTTTGCAGGTCGAACACCTGCCCGGCGATCGGGACCCCACACCGGTGTGGCTGTGGTCCTCGGTCACCGGCGCCAGCGCCGAGTTGGTTGATCTGCTCTGGCAGGCGTTCCTACGCCGATTCGACCTCGAACACACCTTCCGACTTCTCAAGCAAACCCTCGGATGGACCCGCCCGAAACTGCGGGCACCCGACTCGGCCGATCGCTGGACCTGGCTGATCCTGGTCGCCCACACGCAACTACGCCTCGCCCGCCCCATCACCGAAGACCTTCGACGCCCCTGGGAAAAACCGGTCACCGAGCCCCGCCGGCTGACTCCCGCCCGCGTCCGGCGAGGGTTTCGCAACATCCGCGCGAAGGCCGGTCACCCGGCAGCCGCACCGAAACCCTCCCGACCCGGTCCCGGACGCCCACCCGGCTCCCCCAACACCCACCGCGCCACCCGTCACGATGTCGGCAAGACCATCAAACGCAACCTCACCCTCCAACAACACCAAAACCGCACAGGTTAA
- a CDS encoding DUF899 domain-containing protein, giving the protein MPGRPPVVDLATWQAARDELLVREKAHTREGDALAAARRRLPMVELDGTVEVVGPDGPVPFLDLFQGRDELVVYKHMWYDGAPHQGQCEGCTTTAWHLKDAVYLNARGVSFAILTTGRWDEVASYVEFMGYTQPWYSVRDVDAPVGGSMGYITSFLRDGDRVFLTYSTTGRGNEPVNGSLGLLDRTPYGRGEAWEDKPEGWPEGRPSCWSWRSDADGNATWGPTSRPVPQWTRPGATPVETLGRHGPHH; this is encoded by the coding sequence CTGCCCGGCCGCCCGCCCGTCGTTGACCTGGCCACCTGGCAGGCCGCCCGTGACGAGCTTCTGGTCCGCGAGAAGGCCCACACCCGCGAGGGCGACGCCCTCGCCGCGGCCCGCCGCCGGCTGCCGATGGTGGAGCTCGACGGGACGGTCGAGGTCGTCGGACCCGACGGCCCGGTCCCGTTCCTGGACCTGTTCCAGGGCCGCGACGAGCTCGTGGTCTACAAGCACATGTGGTACGACGGCGCGCCGCACCAGGGGCAGTGCGAGGGCTGCACCACCACGGCCTGGCACCTGAAGGACGCCGTCTACCTCAACGCCCGCGGCGTCTCGTTCGCCATCCTGACCACGGGCCGCTGGGACGAGGTGGCCTCCTACGTCGAGTTCATGGGCTACACCCAGCCCTGGTACTCGGTGCGCGACGTGGACGCGCCGGTCGGCGGCAGCATGGGTTACATCACCAGCTTCCTGCGCGACGGCGACCGCGTGTTCCTCACCTACTCCACGACGGGCCGTGGCAACGAGCCGGTCAACGGATCCTTGGGCCTGCTCGACAGGACGCCTTACGGCCGCGGCGAGGCGTGGGAGGACAAGCCCGAGGGCTGGCCCGAGGGGCGCCCTTCGTGCTGGTCCTGGCGCTCGGACGCGGACGGGAACGCCACCTGGGGCCCGACCAGCCGCCCCGTGCCGCAGTGGACCCGCCCCGGCGCGACCCCCGTGGAGACCCTCGGCCGGCACGGCCCCCACCACTGA
- a CDS encoding glycoside hydrolase family 3 protein has protein sequence MTRWFPRAAYSRLALVLAAVACTAAVPPTVSAAPAAYRDSSLPVAYRVDDLMRRMSLRDKIGQMTQAERSAADSNAAAAAGIGSILSGGGSAPSPNTAQAWADMYDTYQRAAIATPLGIPIIYGVDAVHGHNNVHGATIFPHNIGLGATGDPELVERIGRATAEEIAGTGIDWDFAPCLCVARDDRWGRTYESFGETPERPAAMASVVSGLQGTSLDGPASVLATAKHYVGDGGTTGGDDQGNTEVSEQELRAVHLPPFQAAIERGVGSVMISFSSWNGVKMHANDYLINGLLKGELGFTGFVVSDWQAIDQLDGQEGFTAEEVRTSINAGLDMIMVPYDYQKFMDLLRAEVEAGRVPMARIDDANRRILTKKFELGLFERPFADRSFTGTIGSPEHRETAREAVRESLVLLKNDGNVLPLAKDGGKIFVAGKNADDIGNQSGGWTISWQGSSGPITPGTTIRQGIQQAVSPGTEVTYERNGYGIDNSYRAAIAVVGETPYAEGAGDRPGGLGLDDEDKAMLARLEKSGVPVIVLTVAGRPLDIAAELPAWSALVAAWLPGTEGAGVADVLFGDHGPTGTLPMTWMAGTDQQPINDGDGQRPLFPFGYGLSY, from the coding sequence ATGACCCGTTGGTTCCCGCGCGCGGCCTACTCCCGACTCGCCCTGGTGCTCGCCGCCGTGGCCTGCACCGCCGCGGTCCCGCCCACCGTGTCCGCGGCGCCGGCCGCCTACCGCGACTCGTCGTTACCGGTCGCCTACCGGGTGGACGATCTGATGAGGCGAATGTCGTTACGGGACAAGATAGGCCAAATGACGCAGGCCGAACGTTCGGCCGCCGACTCGAACGCGGCGGCGGCCGCCGGCATCGGGTCGATCCTCAGCGGTGGCGGCTCAGCACCGTCGCCGAACACGGCGCAAGCCTGGGCCGACATGTACGACACCTACCAGCGTGCCGCCATCGCCACGCCGCTGGGCATTCCGATCATCTATGGCGTCGACGCGGTGCACGGGCACAACAACGTGCACGGCGCGACGATCTTCCCGCACAACATCGGGCTCGGCGCCACCGGCGATCCCGAACTGGTCGAACGCATCGGCCGGGCCACCGCCGAAGAAATCGCCGGTACCGGCATCGACTGGGACTTCGCGCCGTGCCTGTGCGTGGCCCGCGACGACCGCTGGGGGCGCACCTACGAGTCCTTCGGCGAAACCCCGGAGCGGCCCGCGGCGATGGCCTCCGTCGTGAGCGGCCTGCAAGGCACCAGCCTGGACGGTCCGGCATCCGTGCTGGCCACCGCGAAGCATTATGTCGGCGATGGCGGCACGACCGGCGGCGACGACCAGGGCAACACCGAAGTGAGCGAGCAAGAGCTCCGGGCCGTGCACCTGCCGCCCTTCCAAGCCGCGATCGAGCGCGGCGTTGGTTCCGTGATGATCTCCTTCAGCAGTTGGAACGGCGTCAAGATGCACGCCAATGACTACCTGATCAACGGGCTGCTCAAGGGCGAGCTCGGTTTCACCGGATTCGTCGTGTCGGACTGGCAGGCGATCGACCAGCTCGACGGTCAGGAGGGCTTCACCGCCGAGGAGGTGCGCACCTCGATCAACGCCGGTCTCGACATGATCATGGTGCCCTACGACTACCAGAAGTTCATGGACCTGCTGCGCGCCGAGGTCGAGGCCGGCCGGGTGCCGATGGCGCGCATCGACGACGCCAACCGGCGCATCCTGACCAAGAAGTTCGAGCTGGGCTTGTTCGAGCGGCCCTTCGCCGACCGCAGTTTCACCGGGACCATCGGGAGCCCGGAGCACCGCGAGACCGCCCGCGAGGCGGTCCGCGAGTCGCTGGTGCTGCTGAAGAACGACGGAAACGTGCTCCCGTTGGCCAAGGACGGCGGCAAGATCTTCGTCGCGGGCAAGAACGCCGACGATATCGGCAACCAGAGCGGCGGCTGGACGATCAGCTGGCAGGGCAGCAGCGGACCGATCACGCCGGGAACCACCATCCGGCAAGGAATCCAGCAGGCGGTGTCACCGGGTACCGAGGTGACCTACGAGCGCAACGGTTACGGCATCGACAACAGCTATCGCGCCGCGATCGCGGTGGTCGGCGAGACACCCTACGCCGAAGGCGCCGGCGATCGCCCCGGAGGACTCGGCCTGGACGACGAGGACAAGGCGATGCTGGCACGGCTTGAGAAGTCGGGCGTTCCGGTCATCGTGTTGACCGTCGCCGGCCGCCCGCTCGACATCGCGGCCGAACTGCCGGCGTGGAGCGCGCTCGTGGCCGCCTGGCTGCCGGGCACCGAGGGCGCGGGGGTCGCCGACGTCCTCTTCGGCGACCACGGTCCGACCGGCACCCTGCCGATGACCTGGATGGCCGGCACCGACCAACAGCCCATCAACGACGGCGACGGTCAACGGCCGCTCTTCCCGTTCGGCTACGGCCTGTCGTATTGA
- a CDS encoding sugar ABC transporter substrate-binding protein, producing MGRTPAALIAMACGIGLLLMTACGNNGLRRPAPGEIAPPTGGPRVGVILPDTATSARWAHFDQPMLQAALRQEGLTPIVQNAQGDAQKFAQIADGLLSQRVQVLIIAAPSGDAGATVEQKAEQQGVPVIDYDRLNVGGSADYYVSFDHERVGELQAQALAAALRDKPGAQVIEIGGASTDHNAMLVHGGQAETLGPHYAAGDLRLVSSRFVDGWDNQAGGQVFEQLLTANGGRVDGVLAANDGLAASVITVLQKYGLAGAVPVTGQDMTVDGLRAILQGYQSSTVFKPIQQEAGVAAKLAAALVRGDIAAADGLADQRTPDPAAGREVKSILLAPRLITRDNIKSVLGPGHVRVEEICGGELAGACRRLGIA from the coding sequence ATGGGGAGAACGCCTGCGGCGTTGATCGCGATGGCCTGCGGCATCGGGCTGTTGCTGATGACCGCGTGCGGCAACAACGGCCTGCGGCGACCGGCCCCCGGCGAGATCGCGCCGCCGACGGGCGGTCCACGGGTCGGCGTGATCCTGCCGGACACCGCGACTTCCGCGCGCTGGGCCCACTTCGACCAACCGATGCTGCAAGCGGCGCTGCGGCAGGAAGGGCTGACGCCGATCGTGCAGAACGCCCAGGGCGATGCGCAGAAGTTCGCCCAGATAGCCGACGGCCTGCTCAGCCAACGGGTGCAGGTGCTGATCATCGCGGCCCCCAGCGGCGATGCCGGAGCCACGGTGGAACAGAAGGCCGAGCAGCAGGGCGTGCCGGTGATCGACTACGACCGGCTCAACGTCGGCGGCAGCGCCGACTACTACGTCAGCTTCGACCACGAGCGGGTCGGTGAGCTCCAGGCCCAGGCGCTCGCGGCGGCGCTACGCGACAAGCCCGGCGCGCAGGTGATTGAGATCGGCGGGGCGTCGACCGACCACAACGCCATGCTGGTGCACGGCGGTCAGGCCGAGACGCTCGGCCCGCATTACGCCGCGGGCGATTTGCGGCTGGTGAGCAGCCGGTTCGTCGACGGCTGGGACAACCAGGCCGGTGGCCAGGTCTTCGAGCAACTGCTGACCGCCAACGGCGGCCGGGTGGACGGAGTCCTGGCCGCCAACGATGGCCTGGCCGCGTCGGTGATCACGGTGCTGCAGAAGTACGGCTTGGCGGGCGCGGTTCCGGTCACCGGCCAGGACATGACCGTCGACGGCCTGCGGGCGATCTTGCAGGGCTACCAGTCGTCTACGGTGTTCAAGCCGATCCAGCAGGAAGCCGGCGTGGCCGCGAAGCTGGCCGCCGCGCTCGTCCGCGGCGACATCGCTGCCGCCGACGGCCTCGCCGACCAGCGCACGCCCGACCCGGCTGCCGGGCGCGAGGTCAAGTCGATCCTGCTGGCGCCGCGGCTGATCACGCGAGACAACATCAAGTCGGTGCTCGGCCCCGGTCATGTCCGGGTCGAGGAGATCTGCGGCGGCGAGCTGGCGGGCGCGTGCCGGCGGCTCGGCATCGCCTGA
- a CDS encoding ATP-binding cassette domain-containing protein, with protein sequence MHEPILALRRVSKSFGPVRALREVDFTVRAGEVTALIGDNGAGKSTLVKCIAGMHRIDSGEMVFEGSPVHIQRPRDAAALGIEIVYQDLALCDNLDVVQNMFLGREQGPAMLLNEAEMELAARRTLRSLSVRTVGSVRAKVGSLSAGQRQTVAIAKAVLWNSKVVILDEPTAALGVAQTRQVLDLVRRLAEQGLGVVLISHNMTDVFEVADRIATLYLGRLAAELPTRELTHAQVVELMTAGRSGDLGLARPAAV encoded by the coding sequence GTGCACGAACCGATCCTGGCGCTGCGCCGAGTCAGCAAGAGCTTCGGCCCGGTCCGCGCCCTGCGGGAGGTGGACTTCACGGTGCGAGCCGGTGAGGTCACCGCGCTCATCGGCGACAACGGCGCCGGGAAGTCGACATTGGTCAAGTGCATCGCGGGCATGCACCGCATCGACAGCGGCGAGATGGTGTTCGAGGGGAGTCCGGTGCACATCCAGCGGCCCCGCGACGCCGCGGCGCTGGGCATCGAGATCGTCTATCAGGACCTCGCGCTGTGCGACAACCTCGACGTCGTGCAGAACATGTTCCTCGGTCGCGAGCAGGGCCCGGCCATGTTGCTCAACGAGGCCGAAATGGAATTGGCGGCCCGGCGCACATTGCGCTCGTTGTCGGTGCGTACGGTCGGTTCGGTGCGCGCGAAGGTCGGCTCGCTCTCCGCTGGGCAGCGGCAGACGGTGGCCATCGCCAAGGCAGTGCTGTGGAACAGCAAGGTGGTCATCCTCGACGAACCCACCGCCGCGCTGGGCGTCGCGCAGACCCGGCAGGTCCTCGACCTGGTCCGGCGGCTAGCCGAGCAGGGCCTTGGCGTGGTGCTGATCAGCCACAACATGACCGACGTGTTCGAGGTTGCCGACCGCATCGCCACCCTGTACCTGGGGCGGCTGGCCGCCGAACTGCCCACCCGCGAACTGACCCACGCCCAGGTCGTCGAGCTGATGACCGCCGGGCGTTCCGGCGATCTCGGCCTGGCCCGGCCCGCCGCAGTCTGA
- a CDS encoding sugar ABC transporter permease has protein sequence MTNTPTGAAEPALRDFGIDTTSQATGEALRDYLGKIRRGDLGALPALVTLAALLVLFTALSDDFLTLNNLANLLHQGAGQTIIAMGIVYVLLIGEIDLSAGTASGVSASVLALHFQNDGNLLGAMGGSVYFAFVLGLAVAALLAMLLRIWLGAALSALAMVLVLAGVGANPWLEMLLAVCVGAAIGCVTGFAVSKVRIPSFIVTLGLFITWSGVVLQLVGPGGTISIRQSPELFAVANGSLSVTGSWLLFLIAGAGYAAVVGYRHLTRLRYGLVAQPTVLVATKVVAVLGCGGLATYLLTLNRSPHPELASIRGVPLVVPIILALLIIGTFVLDRTRYGRHVHAVGNNRDAAHRAGVNVAKIRMSAFIISSSVAALGAIVYSSKVGLVDGSAGNGNLVLFAVGAAVIGGTSLFGGKGRLHDAILGGAVLATVQNGLNLLGFQAAPVNIITGLVLVAAAGADTLSRRRSTAQHGG, from the coding sequence ATGACGAACACCCCGACCGGCGCGGCCGAACCCGCGCTGCGTGACTTCGGCATCGACACCACCTCTCAGGCCACCGGTGAGGCCCTGCGCGACTACCTCGGCAAGATCCGCCGCGGCGACCTCGGCGCGTTGCCCGCGCTGGTGACGCTGGCCGCGTTGCTGGTGCTGTTCACCGCGCTGTCGGACGACTTCCTCACCCTCAACAACCTGGCCAACCTGCTGCACCAGGGTGCCGGGCAGACGATCATCGCGATGGGCATCGTCTACGTGCTCCTGATCGGCGAGATAGACCTGTCCGCCGGAACCGCCTCCGGCGTATCGGCATCCGTGCTCGCGCTGCATTTCCAGAACGACGGGAACCTGCTCGGCGCGATGGGCGGATCGGTGTATTTCGCCTTCGTGCTGGGACTTGCGGTCGCGGCGCTGCTGGCGATGCTGCTGCGGATCTGGCTCGGCGCCGCGCTTTCCGCACTGGCGATGGTGCTGGTGTTGGCCGGCGTGGGCGCGAATCCGTGGTTGGAGATGCTGCTGGCCGTGTGCGTCGGCGCGGCGATCGGGTGCGTCACCGGCTTCGCGGTCTCGAAGGTCCGGATCCCGTCGTTCATCGTCACGCTGGGGCTGTTCATCACCTGGTCCGGCGTGGTGCTTCAGCTGGTCGGGCCGGGCGGCACCATCTCGATCCGGCAGAGCCCGGAGCTGTTCGCCGTCGCCAACGGAAGCCTCAGCGTGACCGGGAGCTGGCTGCTGTTCTTGATCGCCGGAGCCGGATATGCCGCCGTGGTGGGCTACCGGCACCTGACCAGGCTGCGGTACGGGCTGGTCGCGCAGCCCACGGTGCTGGTCGCGACGAAGGTGGTCGCGGTGCTGGGGTGCGGTGGCCTCGCGACGTACCTGCTGACCCTGAACCGCTCGCCGCACCCGGAGCTGGCGTCGATCCGCGGCGTGCCCCTCGTGGTGCCGATCATCCTGGCGCTGCTGATAATCGGCACTTTTGTGCTGGACCGAACCCGCTACGGCCGACATGTTCACGCGGTCGGCAACAACCGCGACGCCGCGCACCGGGCCGGGGTGAACGTGGCCAAGATCCGGATGAGCGCGTTCATCATCAGTTCCTCGGTCGCCGCACTCGGCGCCATCGTCTACAGCTCCAAGGTCGGCTTGGTCGACGGCAGCGCGGGCAACGGCAACCTGGTGCTGTTCGCGGTCGGTGCCGCGGTCATCGGCGGCACATCGCTGTTCGGCGGGAAGGGCCGCTTGCATGATGCGATCCTCGGCGGCGCCGTGCTCGCCACGGTCCAAAATGGGCTGAACCTGCTCGGATTTCAGGCGGCTCCGGTGAACATCATCACCGGGCTGGTCCTGGTTGCCGCCGCGGGGGCGGACACGTTGTCCAGGCGGCGTTCGACGGCGCAGCATGGAGGCTGA
- a CDS encoding ROK family transcriptional regulator translates to MGSREQAEDAAELTTTPTAGARPDEVRQHNRAVLLRRLHIGGPCTRAALATEMGLNRSTIKALVDELVRDGLVVERVPARRSGAGRPSLLVLPQPHAAVTLAVDIRVEQVAMALIGLGGEILNRCSWSLRPATRNPREVFTKIVDNSTVLIEEAGVDVVAVGASAPGVVRRADGMVREAPNLHWTEVPLGNWLSGALGGRRVEVGNDAELGVLAEHLRGAARGATDAVFVGADVGVGGGVISGGVPLRGSGGYVGELGHMVVRPNGYECYCGSRGCWETEVGERALSRVLDLPEDSPRGVIVAELHALAQQPDEVLQRLGEFGEWLAIGLCNVVNLLCPQLVVLGDLFTALPSTLIDHVGKLVAERSLVSRAMGGTKLVTSSLGGDGKLLGAAELAFEQFLASG, encoded by the coding sequence ATGGGAAGCCGGGAGCAAGCGGAGGATGCGGCCGAGTTGACCACGACACCAACCGCCGGAGCGCGGCCGGATGAGGTGCGCCAGCACAACCGGGCGGTATTGCTGCGTCGGCTGCACATCGGCGGGCCGTGTACCCGGGCGGCGCTGGCCACCGAGATGGGACTCAACCGCAGCACCATCAAGGCCCTGGTCGACGAACTGGTCAGGGATGGTCTCGTCGTGGAACGGGTGCCCGCCCGGCGCAGCGGTGCCGGCCGCCCGTCGCTGCTGGTACTGCCGCAGCCGCATGCGGCGGTCACGCTGGCGGTGGACATCCGGGTCGAGCAGGTCGCGATGGCGTTGATCGGGCTTGGCGGCGAGATCCTCAATCGGTGCAGCTGGAGCCTGCGCCCGGCCACCCGGAACCCGCGCGAGGTCTTCACCAAGATCGTCGACAACAGCACGGTGCTGATCGAGGAGGCCGGCGTCGACGTCGTCGCGGTCGGGGCGTCGGCGCCCGGCGTGGTGCGCCGCGCGGACGGGATGGTGCGCGAGGCCCCGAACCTGCACTGGACCGAAGTGCCGCTCGGGAACTGGCTTTCCGGCGCGCTGGGGGGCCGGCGGGTGGAGGTCGGCAACGACGCGGAGCTTGGCGTGCTCGCCGAGCACCTGCGCGGCGCTGCGCGGGGCGCGACCGACGCGGTCTTCGTCGGGGCCGACGTCGGCGTGGGCGGCGGGGTGATCTCCGGCGGCGTGCCGTTGCGGGGCAGCGGCGGGTACGTCGGGGAGCTCGGCCACATGGTGGTGCGCCCCAACGGGTACGAGTGTTATTGCGGCAGCCGGGGATGCTGGGAAACCGAGGTAGGGGAGCGGGCGCTGAGCCGGGTGCTGGACCTGCCGGAGGACTCGCCGCGCGGCGTCATCGTCGCAGAACTACACGCGTTGGCACAGCAACCGGACGAAGTGTTGCAGCGGCTCGGGGAGTTCGGCGAGTGGCTGGCCATCGGACTGTGCAATGTGGTCAACCTGTTGTGCCCGCAGCTGGTGGTGCTGGGTGATCTGTTCACCGCGCTGCCGAGCACGTTGATCGACCACGTCGGCAAGCTGGTCGCCGAGCGCAGCCTGGTCAGCCGCGCGATGGGCGGCACCAAGCTGGTCACGTCCTCACTCGGCGGCGACGGCAAACTGCTCGGCGCCGCCGAACTCGCCTTCGAGCAGTTCCTGGCCAGCGGCTGA